TCCAGCACGCCCCCCTCAAAACTCTCTTCGTGCGCCGACGACTCATTCCCAAGCACTCCGGGCAAGAGCCGCACGGTCGCATCCAGCATCACCAGAGCGGCTAGCTCGCCGCCGGTGAGCACGTAGTCCCCGATCGAGACCGCCCGGGTGATCCAGCCATCGCGCACCCGCTCGTCGATCCCCTCGTAGTGCCCACAGACAAACACCAGGCGCGGCAGGGAGGCAAGCTCCTGGGCCAGTGCCTGGGTGAAGGGCTCGCCGTCGGGCGCGGTCAGCAGCACGGGGATGGTGGGGTCTCCTCCCGTGGCCGCCTCAATCGCCGCCACAACGGGCTCGGGCTTCATCACCATGCCCGCACCCCCTCCGAAGGGGTAGTCATCGACCGTTCGGTGGCGATCCGAGGTGAAGTCGCGTGGGTTGATGCAGTGGAGCTCGAGGGAGCCGCTTGCCTGTGCCCGCCCGACAATCGAGTGGCTTGTCGCCTGCTCGATCAGCTCGGGAAAGAGCGTCACTACCTCGACCCGCATGCGCTACTTCAGGAGGCCAGGGTCATCCGAGACAACCATCCGGCCTGCTTCCAGGTCTACAGAGAGCACGAACTGCGCGTGGGCAGGAATCAGCGCAAGGCTCGTCTCATACACATCGTTTGCCGCGGGGTTGTACAGGATCGTCTCCAGTACCCCCAGGTCCTTCCCGGACTCCGTCACGACCGCAAGGCCCTTGAGCTGCCAGTCGTAGTAGGCCCCTTCCGGGAGGGAGGGAAGCTCGGATTTCGGAAGAAAGAGCTGGATGCCGCGCAGAGACTCTGCGGCGGTGCGGTCTTTCCCCTCAAAGTGAACCAGGACGGTTCCCTGGTGCAGTCGAATACTCTCAATACGGCTTGGCTGACCGTGGAGCAAGAAGGTCTTGCCCACCAGCGAAGTCGGTTCATCCAGATACGGGAGAAGCTTAACCTCCCCCTTCATACCGAAGGGGGCAGTGATTTCTCCGACTAAAACGAGTTTGTCGCTTTCCATCACAGCCCCTCGCGTGTTCGGTGCGCTTCAATCTAGCGTCAATTTCGTCAAGCGACGATTTCGACGTAGACCTTGCGCTTATCTTTCATTGCGACTGCTTTGACGATAGTACGCAGGGCATTGGCAATTCGCCCCTGCTTTCCGATCACCTTACCCAGGTCATCTGCGGCAACGCGCACTTCGTAGGTCGTGGCTTCCTCGCCCGGAATCTCGTCCACTTGAACGTCGTCCGGGGAATCCACCAGCGCCTTAACCAGATATTCGACTGTCTGCTTCACTGATTGTACTTTTATCCTGCTTTCCGGCGGTTTTGGGTCGTCCCTCTCTAAGCGGAGGGTAGGATCCCCTGTTTGCGGAGGATTGCTGCCACTTTGTCGGTCGGCAGTGCGCCCACGCTAAGCCAATAGCGTAGCCGCTCCTCCTTTAGTTCCATGATGGGCTCCTTATCCGCAGCAACCATGGGGTTGTAGTACCCCAGTTCCTCGATAAAGCGTCCATCACGGGCGCGCCGCACATCGGCGGCGACGACGTGATAAAACGGTTTCTTCTTGGCGCCATCCCGGCGCAGACGAATCTTGACCATTGTTGATTATAGTTCCTTTGATATTTTACCGAAAAGGTAGCTTGAAACGGCCACCGCCGCTCGAACCACCGTCTTTTTTCTTTTTCGAGGGCGCGCCCGGCTGCTGGCCCATCCCCCGCATCCCCGGCATGGGTGGCATCCCGGGCATTCCTTTTCCGCTGGACATGGCGCGCATCATACGCCGCATCTGCTCGAACTGATTGAGGAGCTGGTTGATCTCCTGAACACTCACTCCTGCTCCTGTCGCGATTCGCTTTCGCCGCGAGCCATTGATGAGCTCGGGACTGCGACGCTCCTTGGCGGTCATGGAGCGAATGATCGCCTCCACCTTCGCCATCTCTTTCTCCGGCACCGACCAGTCGACATCCTTGAGCTGCGTCCCCACGCCCGGCAGGAGCTTGAAGAGCTGCTCCAGCGGCCCCAAGCGCTTCATCTGCTGCTGCATGGAGAGGAAGTCCTCGAAGTCAAACTTGCCGCCCCGGAGCTTTTTCTCCATCTCGGCGGCCTGCTTCTCATCGACTGCCGCCTCGGCCTTTTCGATCAGGGTGAGGACATCGCCCATCCCTAGGATGCGGCTTGCCATGCGCTCGGGGTGGAAGACCTCCAGCGCGTCCATCTTCTCCCCGATCCCCACGAGCTTGATCGGCTTGCCCACCACGGCCCGCACCGAGATCGCCGCGCCACCCCGCGCATCGCCGTCCACTTTGGTCAGAACAAACCCGCCGACACTTAAAGCGTCGTTAAACTGAGTCGCCACATTGACCGCATCTTGGCCCGTCATGGCATCGAGGACCAGCAGAATCTCATCGGGCTGGGTCTGGGCCTGGATCGCCTGGAGCTCCTCCATGAGCGCCTCATCCACATGCAGGCGGCCGGCCGTATCGAGAATCACCACATCCAAGCGGTTTTGTTTGGCAAACTCCACGGCCTCGGTCGCCACTTGAACCGGAGTCTTGCCCGTGGTCTGGGAGAAGACCGGAACCTTCACCTGCCCACCGACCACCTCGAGCTGCTTGACCGCCGCGGGGCGCTGCAGGTCACACGCGGCCAGGAGTGGCTGTCGCCCCAGCTTCTTCAGGTGCGCCGCCAGCTTCCCCGCTAGCGTGGTTTTTCCCGCGCCCTGGAGCCCACAGAGCATGAGAACCGTGGGGGGCTTGCTCGCCATCGCGAGGGGAATCGCCTCGGTGAGCGGCTTGCCCTCGGCATCGGTGCCGGAGAGGGTGGCGATCATCTCCTCATGGACAAACTTGATGACCATGTGCGCCGGCTGCAGACCCTCAAGGATATTCTCACCCATCGCGCGCTCTTTGACCCGCGCGATAAAGTTCTTGACCACCTTGAAGTTGACATCGGCCTCAAGTAGGGCCATGCGCACCTCACGGAGTGCGGCATCGACATCCGCTTCCGTGAGCTTTTGGTTGCCCCGTAGCTTGGCAAAGGCGTTCTGTAGTTTTTCTGCGAGAGCCTCGAACATAGTCGTTTTTTATGAAACAGCACAAAGCCCAGCCGCCGAAGAACGGGGCCGGGCCACGGGCGCAAGGGATATTTTATCTCATGATGGGAGCACTGTCAACCTAGGTAAGGGGTGGTCCTCATGCGGGCCACGACTCCATGAAAAAAATAATAACTTTGCAGAAGATCTATTTGTATTGAGTGATAAAATTTAATTATTTAATAGAATGATATGTGTTTTGATATTTTCTGTGTGATTAGTTTATTTATTGATTAATAATATTGATTTAAGTTTTGATATTTTGTTTATGTGTGTATATTTTGTGATTTATATTAGGTGTAACTTTTTGAATGAAGTTTGACACTAAAAAGTACTGGTGTGGTTTATGCTACTCAGTATTTAAAATGGGGATTCTTGAACGATGAGAAGATATAGTTTGTTTTTGTGTATTTCGTTGATGTTTGCTATTTCCGTTAGTGCCAATGAGAGAGGGCGTACTGATTCTGTAGTTTTGGTGTCTTTCAAAGACGTTGAATGTAAGTTTTCTACCTGTACGGAGAAAAAAGAGCATGGAAATGTGACAATTAAGTACCAGAGTGGAAAGACGGTTACCGTGATCGCGGATGGTACCTGTAAGGGTAACGACTCGATTGGGACAGAGCCAAAGATCAGCCCGGATAAGAAACTCGTGGGGCTACTCACAGGGGTGCACTTTAATGACTCGGCGAATAACTACTACTTTGCGGGGTCACGGCTCTGCTCGTTTAAAGAGGGAAAGTGTGTACTCAAGCTCAGCGGAGAGAAGTACTTTATCGAGGAGTGGCATTTCTGGGAGAAGGGGACGCAGCTCATCCTGCGCTCGCGTGCAAAGCACGGTGTTGGGACCGTAGAGCGCTACGATGCGACCACCGGCAAGCTACTGGAGAAGTTCTTGGAGTATAAAGTGGACGCTACCTATCCCGAGTGGGCGCGACGAATCGCCCTGCTCTAGCCTGTCTCTCAAGGAGCCCTCCTGTAAGCACTCTGTCTACAGGAGGGCTTTGCTTTTCTTTCGTCCACGCAACACCCCCAGCACTGTCCACGATTCCGTCTTGGGTCGAGGCGTAGGATGGTGCTGTCTACAAACAAAGACGAAAGAAAGAAAATCACCATGAAAACAACTCTACTTCGTTCGCTTCTGGGAGCCGCCGCGCTCCTCTCCTGCACCGCTTTTGCACACGCTGCCAACCCCTTTGTCGCGGGGTCGCAGTGGACCGGGATTCGGGTCAGTACCGTCGGAGGGGGCAGCAGCAATATCGCCCTCTTTGTCAATAGCCCCAATCCCAGCACCGGTAAGCTCGTGATCCTAGGGCAGAGTGTCCCGGTAAGCATCGCCTGTACTCCCACCGGTGTGGTGGACTTGCAAGGGCTAGGAATCCCCTACGCGGGTTTTCGCATCCATGGCACGGTCGGGGCGCAGGGCGGAACCTACTCGCTGACCGGCAACTACTACATCACCAATGTCCCCGGCATGCACAACGACACCGGCCGCGTCAGCCTGCTGCGCTCCTACAAGACAGTCACGGGAGGCCCCATCCTGATTGGGAGCACTGCGGGCACCGGGCTCCTTCCCCCCGGCCCGTGCTTTGGTGCCTTTGTCAGCGCCAGTAACTTCACCGGCCGCCTGGTCTTCGAGCACGATGTTCCCGCTGCCGATCCTCCCAGCGAGCTCAACCCACCCAGCGAGTTCACCGGCAATGTCTCGTTTGTGACCGGCGATGGCTCGGTGAAGTACGCGGTGGTGGGGACGATCAACCCGGAGGCCAACGCCGACGGAAGCCACACGATCGAGCTGCTCGGGGAGAACCTGGCTGGCAATAGCGTCTTCACCAGCCTCAAGACCACAGGCCTGCTCCTGCCCGCGGTTCGCACCAACCCGACCAGTATCTTGGGCAACTACGAGCTGATCGGCCTGCTGCGCACCGGTGATGTGGGGCGCTTCAAGGTGAGCCAGTAAGCAATGCCGACGAAGGATAACCCCCTTCTTCTGACCATCCAAGGAACCCTGGTCATCCTCGTTTGAGGGGGCCAGGGGACCTTCCCCAGGAACACTCGCATGAACCAGACATCTGTACCCACACCCAAAACCCGCCTGAGCCGAGGTGGCTTCTTAACGGCTCTAGCGCTCTCGCTCACGACCGCGCTGGGAGTCTTGGAGGGCTGTGGGGGCGGGGGGGCTTCGACCGAGGCAACCCCCACTCCTAGCCCCAGCCCAACCCCGCTCCCCGGTGCAACGCCCACGCCAAGCCCCACACCGACACCCAGCCCGACACCAACACCAACACCGACTCCCACTCCCGCCTCACCCGTACTGATCAAAAATAACTTTGGCTACACGGGGAGCCTACAGGAGTTTGTGGTGCCTGCCGGTGTCGTCAATCTCTATGTCAAGCTGTGGGGAGCCGGCGGGGGGCACAACGGCGGCGCGGGATCGTATGTCGCCGGGCGCCTTGCCGTGACTCCCGGTGAGACCCTCAAGATTCTCGTGGGACAGGGAGGGCAGGTGGCTACAGCAGGCTCGACAACCTCAGCTGCCTTTGGATTGGGAGGGAGTAGCCAGGGCTCTCCGGGCGTGTCGGGCGGTGGTGGGGGACGGACGGCACTGCTTCGTGCTCCCTTTGGCTCTGCGGAGGAGATCGTGGTGGCAGGAGCAGGCGGCGGTGGAGCCCTGTCTTGGGGCGGCGGTGGTGGCGGTGCGATCGATGGGCTCCCCGGTCATGGGAGTAGTGGTGCTGGGGGAGCGGGAGGAACCCGAACCGCCGGAGGAGGCGCGGGTGGTGGAGCGCTGGGAGGAAGTGCCGGTAGCTTTCTCCAGGGAGGCAATGCCATTGGAAACGGAACGGTCTCTAGCGGCGGTGGGGGCGCGGGCTACTACGGAGGGGCTGCTGGCGGGAAAGATAACAACCCCGGCGGCGGTGGGGGCGGCTCCACGATTGCCTACCCACTCGCGACGGCCTCCACAATCGATGGCAAGAGTGGCAATGATGGCACAACGACAGTAGGAGTCCTACCCGGGGGCACCTCCGACCCCGAGTACCTTGCGGGAGTGGGAGTGGGCGGCGCCAGCAACCAGCCCGGTGGCAATGGCTACGTCCAGATTGCCTACTTTAGCTAGGAGAACCACACCCCCTGCACACGGCGCTCTCGTCGTGCGCAGGGGGCGTAAAAAGTAGCATGTTACAATGCAGGGAGATAGAGGAAATCCTATGAAATACCTGGCGGCCACACTCACGCGCGTCCTTGCGAGCTGGTGGGGGCTTCTGTGTGGGTTTGGGGCGACTGTCGCCGCCTTCCTGACCAGCATCCCCGATCCCGGGAGCATCATCCACCTACAGACAACCTGGTGGATGGTCGCGGTGATCGTCCTTGTGGGCGTGCTGGGGGTCTGGCTTCTCCTGGCGGCGCTTCGCTCCTTCACCGCGACCGTGGTGCTCACGGTCGTGGCGCTTCTTGTGTTTGTGCTGAGCTTCCAGGACGCGTTCCTACGGCTCGTGGGCCTGCTGATGTCCCCAACACTGCTGCTGATCCTGCTCCTCTGGCAAAAGCACCGAGGGAGCTCCTCATTCCTCGTTGTCAACGGCTCGAAGAAAGCGCCCTGAGAAGACAAACAAGAGCAGTACCAGAAGAAGAGCTCCAAGGTCCACAAGGTTCCCAAGCATATTCTGTTTACTCCACTGGGGCCAAGTCACCACCGCGAGAGCGAAAACCCCGAGACAGACTAGCCACTGAAACCACGCCGCGGGCCGTGTCTGGCGTAGCAGGAGCAGAAGAGCCGTCACGCCGGCCGCCAGCGCAACCAGAAAGAGAGAGCCTGCGATCAGATAAACCCCCGTGCTCGTGTGCCGCATGGGGTCTACCAAGGAGCCCCATAAAAGAGTGAACAGACCTAGGGAGGCACTGGTACCTGCGGCCAGGGTATTCAGAAGCAGGATCACCCACTCCCCAGCACTCATTCGCCAGCGGCGGCGGTATTGTTTGGGCACTTGTTGGGTTTGCATAGTTTAGTTGTCGTCGCGTCGTTTTTGCAGAAACCGTCCAGAGAGAGCAAAGAGGGTGGTGAGTAAGAGTAGGGCACCTAGACTAGGCAATAGATACAAGAGTGGTTGGTGGCGGCTTGCAAAAAACACGTATGCTCCTGCAACGACGGCAAATCCTGCCGCAACAAACCACTGAAACCAAGCCGCGAGGCGTTTCTGACGCAGCAGCAGAAGAAGGCAGGTCAGCCCCGCTCCCAGCGCAATCAGCCAGAGCGAGCCTATTGCAAGAGAGTTTCCTAGCCGCTGACGAGGTTCTAGGGGGAGGTCAGGACTAAGGGTAATGGCCCTACTAAGCCAGCCCGCGAAGCCTGCCAAGAGGGCATTGAGGAGCAGGATCACCCACTCCCCGGCATGGAGCCGCCAGCGCGGGCGGCTCTGTTGCGGTTCCCGGTGCTGCTGTTGTTGCATTGGGCTACTTGTAGGTGGGGAGCTTCCAGGGCTTGCGGTACTCGCGCCAGTACGATGTGGTATTGCGCCCGGTGTTGCCCACGAGATCCATCTTGGTTTTGTCAAAGTGGACGGTCTCGCCGCACAGATACGCGATATTGGCGAGGTGGCAGACCGCGGTGGTCTGGGCCATCGACGCGAGGCTGGAGCGGGTCTGGGTGCGGGTGCGGACGCCATCGAGCCAGTTCTGCCAGTGGTCGTTGACCGCGGGGGAGCCCTCTTTGGGGATCAGCTCGCCGTTGGGGGCGTGCACCGACCAGCCGCCGCGCCAGACCCGGACAAACTTACCATCGGCGGCCACAAACTCGACCCCGCAGTCGGGCTTGTCGGGGTAGTCGCGGCCGGTGGACCAGGTCATGATAAAGTCCGGGTTCTTGAAGTGGAAGATCGCCTCGACCGTATCGGGGGCGGTGCGGCCATCGGTGGGGAAGGCGAGCTTGCCGCCGTAGGCGCTCACGGAGTGGGGCATCACCAGGTCCTGGTTGGTGGCGCTCATCCCCAGCAGCGCGATATCCAGCATGTGGACCCCCCAGTCGCCGGTCATGCCCGTGCCGGTGTTGAGGAACCAGCGCCAGTTGCCGTGGACATGGTTAGGGGCGTAAGGGGTCATCGCAGCGGGGCCGATCCACATGTCGTAGTCTAGGGTCGCCGGGGGCGCCGACGGTTTATCATTGCCCACTTGGGAGCCATCGGTGCGCCACGCCCGCACCAGGACGATCTTGCTCCCTAGCTTGTTGTTGCGCACGAAAGAAATCGCATCGGTGAACTCTTTCCCGCTGCGCTGCCAGGTCCCGACCTGCACGATCTTCTTGTGGTGGGCGACCGCCTTGGCCATGGTCCGCGCCTCGACCAAGTTGTGGGAGATCGGCTTCTCGCAGTAGGCGTCCTTGCCCGCCTCGACCGTATGGATCAGGTTCAGCGCGTGCCAGTGGTCGGGCGTCCCGACGATAATCGCGTCGATATCCTTGCGCTCCAGCATCTTGCGGTAGTCCCGAAAAATCTCTGGCTTGCGCCCGTACTTCTTCTCCACATCCGCGATATCGCCGCCCATGCGCGACGTGTCCACATCGCAGAGCGCCGCCACCTCCACGCCGTCTTTGCCCATCAGGTTGCGCATATTGGCCGCGCCCATGCCGCCACAGCCGATCAGCCCCAGCACGATCCGGTTGTTAGCCCCTTGAATACGATTAAATTCCATGCCCTCCCCTTCGACAGCACGCACTGCTAATCCTCCCCGAACCGCT
This genomic interval from Armatimonas rosea contains the following:
- the trmD gene encoding tRNA (guanosine(37)-N1)-methyltransferase TrmD; translated protein: MRVEVVTLFPELIEQATSHSIVGRAQASGSLELHCINPRDFTSDRHRTVDDYPFGGGAGMVMKPEPVVAAIEAATGGDPTIPVLLTAPDGEPFTQALAQELASLPRLVFVCGHYEGIDERVRDGWITRAVSIGDYVLTGGELAALVMLDATVRLLPGVLGNESSAHEESFEGGVLEYPHYTRPAVFRERGIPEVLTSGHHANVAKWRRTQALVRTRARRPDLWEKLLPLSKADQKLLAAHDAQQAQDEATASNNEATASARAEQSVRVDEPVSNPV
- the rimM gene encoding ribosome maturation factor RimM (Essential for efficient processing of 16S rRNA), translating into MESDKLVLVGEITAPFGMKGEVKLLPYLDEPTSLVGKTFLLHGQPSRIESIRLHQGTVLVHFEGKDRTAAESLRGIQLFLPKSELPSLPEGAYYDWQLKGLAVVTESGKDLGVLETILYNPAANDVYETSLALIPAHAQFVLSVDLEAGRMVVSDDPGLLK
- a CDS encoding KH domain-containing protein, with protein sequence MKQTVEYLVKALVDSPDDVQVDEIPGEEATTYEVRVAADDLGKVIGKQGRIANALRTIVKAVAMKDKRKVYVEIVA
- the rpsP gene encoding 30S ribosomal protein S16, which encodes MVKIRLRRDGAKKKPFYHVVAADVRRARDGRFIEELGYYNPMVAADKEPIMELKEERLRYWLSVGALPTDKVAAILRKQGILPSA
- the ffh gene encoding signal recognition particle protein, with product MFEALAEKLQNAFAKLRGNQKLTEADVDAALREVRMALLEADVNFKVVKNFIARVKERAMGENILEGLQPAHMVIKFVHEEMIATLSGTDAEGKPLTEAIPLAMASKPPTVLMLCGLQGAGKTTLAGKLAAHLKKLGRQPLLAACDLQRPAAVKQLEVVGGQVKVPVFSQTTGKTPVQVATEAVEFAKQNRLDVVILDTAGRLHVDEALMEELQAIQAQTQPDEILLVLDAMTGQDAVNVATQFNDALSVGGFVLTKVDGDARGGAAISVRAVVGKPIKLVGIGEKMDALEVFHPERMASRILGMGDVLTLIEKAEAAVDEKQAAEMEKKLRGGKFDFEDFLSMQQQMKRLGPLEQLFKLLPGVGTQLKDVDWSVPEKEMAKVEAIIRSMTAKERRSPELINGSRRKRIATGAGVSVQEINQLLNQFEQMRRMMRAMSSGKGMPGMPPMPGMRGMGQQPGAPSKKKKDGGSSGGGRFKLPFR
- a CDS encoding glycine-rich protein; amino-acid sequence: MNQTSVPTPKTRLSRGGFLTALALSLTTALGVLEGCGGGGASTEATPTPSPSPTPLPGATPTPSPTPTPSPTPTPTPTPTPASPVLIKNNFGYTGSLQEFVVPAGVVNLYVKLWGAGGGHNGGAGSYVAGRLAVTPGETLKILVGQGGQVATAGSTTSAAFGLGGSSQGSPGVSGGGGGRTALLRAPFGSAEEIVVAGAGGGGALSWGGGGGGAIDGLPGHGSSGAGGAGGTRTAGGGAGGGALGGSAGSFLQGGNAIGNGTVSSGGGGAGYYGGAAGGKDNNPGGGGGGSTIAYPLATASTIDGKSGNDGTTTVGVLPGGTSDPEYLAGVGVGGASNQPGGNGYVQIAYFS
- a CDS encoding Gfo/Idh/MocA family protein, which gives rise to MEFNRIQGANNRIVLGLIGCGGMGAANMRNLMGKDGVEVAALCDVDTSRMGGDIADVEKKYGRKPEIFRDYRKMLERKDIDAIIVGTPDHWHALNLIHTVEAGKDAYCEKPISHNLVEARTMAKAVAHHKKIVQVGTWQRSGKEFTDAISFVRNNKLGSKIVLVRAWRTDGSQVGNDKPSAPPATLDYDMWIGPAAMTPYAPNHVHGNWRWFLNTGTGMTGDWGVHMLDIALLGMSATNQDLVMPHSVSAYGGKLAFPTDGRTAPDTVEAIFHFKNPDFIMTWSTGRDYPDKPDCGVEFVAADGKFVRVWRGGWSVHAPNGELIPKEGSPAVNDHWQNWLDGVRTRTQTRSSLASMAQTTAVCHLANIAYLCGETVHFDKTKMDLVGNTGRNTTSYWREYRKPWKLPTYK